The window GGAGTTTCCACGACGGCGACGAAGTCTACATCGAGCCGTGGCGGGCGGCCGCGTTCCCGGTGCTGAAAGACCTCGTCTGCGACCGGTCCGCGTTCGATCGGATCGTCCAGGTCGGTGGGTTCGTGTCGGTGAACACGGGCGGGACGCCGGACGGGAACGCCCTGCCGGTCCCCAAGGTGGCGGCCGAGCGGGCGATGGACGCGGCCGCGTGCATCGGCTGCGGGGCGTGCGTGGCCGCCTGCCCGAACGCGTCGGCGATGCTGTTCGTGGCCGCCAAGGTCGGGCACCTGGCCAGCATGCCGCAGGGGCAAACCGAGCGGAAGGACCGCGTCCGCAAGATGATCGCCCAGCACGACCGCGAGGGGTTCGGGCACTGCACGAACATCGATGAATGTGAAGCCGCCTGCCCGAAGGAGATCAGCGCCGACTTCATCATCCAGCTCAACCGCGAGTACATCGCGAGTGCGGCGTCGGCGGTGGTGAAGGGATAAGCCTCGCACGTCCTGAG is drawn from Fimbriiglobus ruber and contains these coding sequences:
- a CDS encoding succinate dehydrogenase/fumarate reductase iron-sulfur subunit gives rise to the protein MKLTLHVWRQKNRTDAGRLASYQVSDITPDMSFLEMLDVLNEQLIKKGEEPVAFDHDCREGICGSCAMMINGQAHGPERGATTCQLHMRSFHDGDEVYIEPWRAAAFPVLKDLVCDRSAFDRIVQVGGFVSVNTGGTPDGNALPVPKVAAERAMDAAACIGCGACVAACPNASAMLFVAAKVGHLASMPQGQTERKDRVRKMIAQHDREGFGHCTNIDECEAACPKEISADFIIQLNREYIASAASAVVKG